From the genome of Thiovibrio frasassiensis:
AAACGACCGGATGAGAAGTATGTGACGGAAAAGGCCTACAACAACCCGATGTTTGTCGAAGACGCGGTGCGCAAGGTGGCGGAACAGGCCATGGCCCATCCGGCCATCACCTGGTTTTCCGTAAGCGTGGAGAGTTTTGAATCCATCCACAAGCACAGTGCCTATGCCTATGTGGACAGCGACGAAATCCGTTGAGTCTCGGCTTAGACCGTTAAGCGCACCCGGTTGCGCCCGGCATACTTGGCTCCATACAAAGCTTTGTCCGCCCGGTTTATCAGCGCATCCAGAGTATCCCCCGGCCGATATCCGGCAAGTCCGCAACTGATGGTAACCCCAAAAGGCAGCCCCTCAATCTGTTGCCGCAACTTCTCGGCAATGGCAACGGCATCCTCCGCCATAATGCCGGGGCAGAGTACCATGAACTCCTCCCCGCCCCAACGACCCAGCATATCCGTTTTCCGGAGCTGCTTTCCCACCGAAGTGGCGACCGCTTTCAAGACCAGATCGCCGATGGAGTGCCCGTGGGTATCGTTGACCTTCTTGAATTCATCGAGATCGAAAAGAAGAATGGCCAAGGGACTTTCATACCTGGCAGCCCTGGCCATTTCCTGGCGCAGCGCATCCTCGACCTTGCCACGGTTGTATATCCCGGTCAGGGTGTCGATGGTGGCGAGACGGAGAAGTTCCTCTTCCATCTTTTTACGCTCGGTAAGGTCATGTAGCGTCTGGATGACCGCAACAAGTTCCCTATTTCGGTTATAGATCGGCACGGCATCGCTGGAGATATAACGGCGCTCACCGCGCACCGCATCCAGCCATCCCTCGGCATGGAGGCCCTCCTCCTGCAACTCGGAGTTTTGCGCTGCGGTATACAGGCTGGCATGAGCGTTGGGTGAAACGGGATCAATCACGAGATCGGCCAGGCAGGGGCGTTTTTCAGTATAAAAGCCCTGCCAGTGATTCGAGGTTCCCACCATCTCTGTGGCGGAAATCCCGGTGAGCAACTCACAGGCACGATTCCAATCGGTGACCCGGTGCTGCGGGTCCAGCACGAAGATTGGCACTGCTGAGTAACGAATCAACTTTTCCGTAAGCAGCTTCTGATCCCGCAAGAGATCTTCCGCCTCTTTCCGCCGACTGATGTCACGGAAGATCCCCCTGGTGGCGAACAGTTCACCGTCTCTGAAATCGGTGCTGATCCTGCCTTCCACCGGAATCTTACGGCCGTCTTTGGCGACAAAGACCACCTCGTACGAATGCAAAATCTTGCCGGCCGCGATATCACGAAACAGGGTGGCGCATTGCTCCCGGCAAGCCGGATCAAGGACATCGAAGATAGTAAGGGCGGCAACCTCGCTGGCGTCATAGCCCAGAGTTTCCCGCCACTTCTTGTTAACGTAGAGAAACCTTCCGCCCCGGTCGATGCTCTGAATCAGATCATTGGCGCAATCAAGAAAGGTTTCGGAAAAGCGGCTCCCGGCAAGGAAGGCCATTCCCGCCCGTTGTCCTTGGACTGCATCTATCTCCGGGAATGCCTCCTCTTGCGCCATCAATTTTCCTACTGGATGCTGTAAGTTTGTCTTATACAAAAAATGTGCGCTCCATTACGCTTTTGTTCTCTAGCATGCTCTGCCAACAAATCCCATGCGGTTTGTTGTCGCACAATATTACAACCTTTAATTAAGTACTTAAACATTTTTCTACTCAACCCTTCCAGCCCCGTATTCAGGCAGGGTGGAACCACAGGGCAGAGGCTGTCCTTGCCAAAATTTCTTGGGCCACGGTTGGAATCCATGTTTTTTTATTTTCAAGCATTGGGGAGAACAACCCCAAGAAGAACTACCAAAGCAGCTCACGCAGATGCAGAATTTGCAGGCAGGTATCGGACCAGGGGCCACTGTTATCGATAACGTGATCGGCAAGAAGGGCCTTATGCGGCAGGGGCATCTGGGCCGCCAGACCCTTTTCGGCCTCCGCCTCGTTGATCCGGTCCCGCTGCATGATTCTGCGTAAACAGGTTGTTGCATCGGCATAAGTCACCACCACCGGGGAAAAATCGTGTTCCCAGTGCGCCTCATACAAAAGGGGCACCTCAACCACAAACCTCGGCCGGGCCGGCGGGTTTCGCTCCAGCTCCGCTGCGATACAGCCGCTTATCACCTTGCGCACCAGGGGATGGAGAAGCGCGTTGAGTTCCCGACGAAATTCCTGGTCCGCAAAGAGCACCTGCCGCAAGAGGGGTCGGTCAATGGAATGGTCCGGCAAAAAAAATCTTCCGCCGAACGCTTGGCGCACCGCCAGCCAGCCGGAAGCCTCCGGTTCGAGCAGTTGCCGGCAAATGGTATCGGCGTTGAGTCCCTGGGCCCCGCCAATCTCACAGAGATAGGCCGAGACGGAACTCTTGCCGGAACCCATGCCGCCGGTGACGGCAACCACCGATGCATGTAACTGCTGCCCCACGGTCACTCCCCCCAAAAAGAATCTGCACCTAAACGCACAATACCATCATCATCCTGCAGGCAAACGCGACACCTTCCACCGGCACGCTTCTTAAGCGTTCGCCGCCTGCCGCAACAACTCAAGAGTATACAGCATATCCCCCCAGAGGGGCGCGACAAACTGCAATTTCTCCCCGCTCCTGGGATGGGAAAAAGCCAGGGTATGCGCGTGCAAACATTGACGGGTTATGGCCATTTCCGGATAGAGGGAATTTTTTCGGCCATACACGGGATCACCAGCAACAGGATAGGAGAGAGCAGCCATGTGCACCCGGATTTGATGGGTCCGCCCCGTTTCCAGGCCAAGCTCAAGAAGGGTCAGCCCCAGGGAAAACCGCTCCAGCACCCGCCAGTTGGTCACGGCCTCCCGGCCATCTTCGCGAATCGCCATTTTTTTGCGATGCACCGGATGACGGCCAATGGGCAGATCAACCCTGCCGGATTGGGCGGTCGGGCTGCCCTCGACCAGAGCCTGGTAAACCTTTTTCACCTCGCGTTCCTTAAACTGGCTGGCCAGAGCCTGGTGGGCAAAATCGCTTTTGGCAACCACCATGACCCCGGAGGTGTCTTTATCAAGACGATGCACGATCCCGGGCCGCAGCTCCCCATTAATCCCGGATAAGCCGCCGCAATGATGGAGAAGGCCATGCACCAAGGTTGCCGAGCTGTGACCGGCGGCAGGATGCACCACGACGCCGGGGGGTTTCACAAGAACAATGAGATCCTCGTCCTCATACAGGGTGACAAAATCAACCGGTTCCGGAACCAGCTCGGAGGGGATTTGCGGCGGAATGGTGACCGTCAACTTATCTCCGACCTGGAGAAGATACTTGGCCTTCAGGGAACTTCCGTTCACCAAGACCATGCCGGTTCGGATAAGTTGCTGGATCCGGGAGCGGGTCAGTCCTTCAGGCTCAAGTTGGCTGGCCAGATACTGATCAAGGCGCTGCCCTCCCCTTTCGACGGTAAAAATACTATTCATACTCATAGGCGCTCAAAGGGAAAAGGTGCGGTCAGAGAACTTAGGGCGGGGGGAAATTCAGTATCAAAAAAAACACCTGTGCTACCGAATGATAGCACAGGTGAGAATGTCCGGAACAATTTAAAAGCAACCACCATCGACCAGAGGAGCGGGATCAGGAAAAAATCTGCTCGATATTCTTTTCCACATCTGTTTCGGTTTCGTTGCATTCGTTGGCAAGAGCGATCTCTTTTATCAAAAGGCTCTTGGCGGTATCCATCATCTTACGTTCGCCAAAAGAAAGATCCTTATCGACGCGCAAGAGAAAAAGATCTCGCAACACCGCGGCGATTTCGTATACCGAACCGGTCTTGATCTTTTCCATGTACTCCCGGTACCGCTGGTTCCAAGGTTGGGAGACGATTGCAACATCCTTTTCATTCAAGATATCGTAAACCTTGCTCACATCCGAGGAGCTGATGATATTTCTCAGCCCCACATTCTGGCAACTGACTGTGGGAATCATGATAACCATGCTTGAATCAAGAATCTTCATCACATAAAAGGATTGCTTCTTGTCTCCGACCTGCCGTTGCTCGATGGATTCGATTTTGCCAACACCATGGGCCGGATACACTGCCATATCACCAACGTTAAACACACGCGCCTCCCTTTCGCCAACAGTGGAACACCCTGTTCCTTTTTCTACAAGGAAGCACTCCAACATCGACGGAGAAATGAAGATTAGGGGGCACTATACCACAGATCTCAGAATTATCAATTCAAACTTTAAAAAACATGGAATTACAAAGGCTTATACTACACTGGCTCGGAATTAATCCGGTTCATGGCAACCGAGACCCCTTCTTCCATGATCAAGCGCACTCCGCTCTCGATGCGCTCCAGCTCTTCGCGCACCATCTCCGCATCCTCCTGCCCGAAACGGGAAAGAACAAAATCGCTCACCTTCGCTGCATTATCCGGCCGGCCGATGCCAACCCGCACTCGGACGAAATCATTCCCGCCGAGATGCTCGATCAAGGAACGGATCCCGTTATGGCCGCCCGCGCCCCGGTTGAGCATGATCTTGGTCCGCCCCAGGGGCAGATCAAGATCATCGTGGACCACGATGATCTTACTGGGTTCGATCTGATAAAAATCGGCAACCGCTCGTACGGCAACGCCGCTTCTGTTCATATAGGTCTGCGGCTTGAGAAAAAGGACCGGATACCCCCAGGAAAGATCCTTCGCCGCATCCGCCTGCCATTTGGTTCCCTTGAAAGTAAACCGGTATTTTTCCGCCAGATAATCGAGAAAAATAAAACCGATATTATGCCGGGTAGCAGCATACTCTTTACCGGGATTTCCCAAGCCAACCACGACGTACACGATATGTCCCTCTCTGCTCGCACTCGATAAGAAAATACCCGGAACCCCACCGGACAATAAAAAAAGCCGAAAAAAGGAAGCACCTCTTTTCGGCTTTCACCACACTCTATTGAAACGATGCTATCCCAAACGTTTTACTCTGCCGCGGCGGAGATAGAAACGCAAACAGCATCAGGGGCAGTCACAAGAGTCACGCCGGAGGAGAGACCGAGTTCCTTGCAGGTCAGGGCAGCACCCCGCCCCAGAGGGGTAACATCAACCTCGATCAGATCGGGGATATCCAGAAGTTTACCGGAAACAGTGATCTTGTTCTTGAGGATGGTCATGTCGCCGCCCAGATCAACACCCTTGGCCTTACCGAGATATTTGAGCGGCACCTTAAATTCCATGGGCGCATCCATGGAAACCTCATAAAAATCGGCATGCAAAACGTTGTCCTGGATCGGATCCGTCTGGATCTCCCGGGTAATAACGTGCTTGGTGATTTTCTTGCCGTCTTCATCAATCTCCAGATTGATGAAGGCATTCTTTCTGTGGATGGAGAGCAAACCCTGGGTGAGATCCTTGGTATTGCATTCCAGGGAAACAGGCGCTCCCAGTGGACCATAAATAACAGCAGGGGTGTTCCCAGCCCTACGCATTGTTCTTGCCGCACCTTTACCAACAGTTTTCCGGACCCGCGCCGTCATATCGATTTGTAACATGGAACTGACCTCCTCATTTACCGATTCTCATAACAAAAAACCAGCAATGGCCACTTAAGCAGTGGCCTCCGGTTGTATAGATATCTCTGTCTTACTCACTACACGAATAATGAACTGACAGAATCCTCACTATGAATACGCTTTACCGCCTCGCCCAACAGCTGGCAGACGGAAAGCACCTTGATCTTCTTACAATTCCGCGCAGCCTCGCTGAGAGGAATACTGTCGGTGATGATCAGGCTTTTGATCTTCGATTTTTCCAGCCGCTCGATAGCCGGCCCGGAAAGTACCCCGTGGGAGCAACAGGCGTACACATCCTTGGCTCCCGCGTCGATGAGAGCATCGGCCCCGGCGCACAGAGTCCCGGCGGTATCCACCATATCGTCAAGCAGGATCGCGGTTTTCCCGGCAACATCGCCGATGACGTTCATCGCCTTGCATTCGTTGGCCCGCTCACGACGCTTGTCCACGATCGCCAGACTGGCATTGAGACGTTTGGCAAAGGCCCTGGTCCGCTCAACCCCGCCGGCATCGGGAGAAACCATCACCACATCATTCT
Proteins encoded in this window:
- a CDS encoding sensor domain-containing diguanylate cyclase, whose product is MAQEEAFPEIDAVQGQRAGMAFLAGSRFSETFLDCANDLIQSIDRGGRFLYVNKKWRETLGYDASEVAALTIFDVLDPACREQCATLFRDIAAGKILHSYEVVFVAKDGRKIPVEGRISTDFRDGELFATRGIFRDISRRKEAEDLLRDQKLLTEKLIRYSAVPIFVLDPQHRVTDWNRACELLTGISATEMVGTSNHWQGFYTEKRPCLADLVIDPVSPNAHASLYTAAQNSELQEEGLHAEGWLDAVRGERRYISSDAVPIYNRNRELVAVIQTLHDLTERKKMEEELLRLATIDTLTGIYNRGKVEDALRQEMARAARYESPLAILLFDLDEFKKVNDTHGHSIGDLVLKAVATSVGKQLRKTDMLGRWGGEEFMVLCPGIMAEDAVAIAEKLRQQIEGLPFGVTISCGLAGYRPGDTLDALINRADKALYGAKYAGRNRVRLTV
- the coaE gene encoding dephospho-CoA kinase (Dephospho-CoA kinase (CoaE) performs the final step in coenzyme A biosynthesis.), producing the protein MGQQLHASVVAVTGGMGSGKSSVSAYLCEIGGAQGLNADTICRQLLEPEASGWLAVRQAFGGRFFLPDHSIDRPLLRQVLFADQEFRRELNALLHPLVRKVISGCIAAELERNPPARPRFVVEVPLLYEAHWEHDFSPVVVTYADATTCLRRIMQRDRINEAEAEKGLAAQMPLPHKALLADHVIDNSGPWSDTCLQILHLRELLW
- a CDS encoding RluA family pseudouridine synthase, which codes for MSMNSIFTVERGGQRLDQYLASQLEPEGLTRSRIQQLIRTGMVLVNGSSLKAKYLLQVGDKLTVTIPPQIPSELVPEPVDFVTLYEDEDLIVLVKPPGVVVHPAAGHSSATLVHGLLHHCGGLSGINGELRPGIVHRLDKDTSGVMVVAKSDFAHQALASQFKEREVKKVYQALVEGSPTAQSGRVDLPIGRHPVHRKKMAIREDGREAVTNWRVLERFSLGLTLLELGLETGRTHQIRVHMAALSYPVAGDPVYGRKNSLYPEMAITRQCLHAHTLAFSHPRSGEKLQFVAPLWGDMLYTLELLRQAANA
- a CDS encoding CarD family transcriptional regulator, which codes for MFNVGDMAVYPAHGVGKIESIEQRQVGDKKQSFYVMKILDSSMVIMIPTVSCQNVGLRNIISSSDVSKVYDILNEKDVAIVSQPWNQRYREYMEKIKTGSVYEIAAVLRDLFLLRVDKDLSFGERKMMDTAKSLLIKEIALANECNETETDVEKNIEQIFS
- the pth gene encoding aminoacyl-tRNA hydrolase; amino-acid sequence: MYVVVGLGNPGKEYAATRHNIGFIFLDYLAEKYRFTFKGTKWQADAAKDLSWGYPVLFLKPQTYMNRSGVAVRAVADFYQIEPSKIIVVHDDLDLPLGRTKIMLNRGAGGHNGIRSLIEHLGGNDFVRVRVGIGRPDNAAKVSDFVLSRFGQEDAEMVREELERIESGVRLIMEEGVSVAMNRINSEPV
- a CDS encoding 50S ribosomal protein L25, producing MLQIDMTARVRKTVGKGAARTMRRAGNTPAVIYGPLGAPVSLECNTKDLTQGLLSIHRKNAFINLEIDEDGKKITKHVITREIQTDPIQDNVLHADFYEVSMDAPMEFKVPLKYLGKAKGVDLGGDMTILKNKITVSGKLLDIPDLIEVDVTPLGRGAALTCKELGLSSGVTLVTAPDAVCVSISAAAE